The Podospora pseudocomata strain CBS 415.72m chromosome 1 map unlocalized CBS415.72m_1, whole genome shotgun sequence genome has a segment encoding these proteins:
- a CDS encoding uncharacterized protein (EggNog:ENOG503NW8R) — protein MASLGEVTFDFTFPCDPSTPPSFTFDPSLLEIPYNQGHARSSSLSSIYSFESTPSEPVSAPSTRRTTPARSPIRTHGPLLLPKIRSQDQAIGPSAAAPAAKRQRTSPTPAAPNKSAYRPTHARSYTSPEAISFTSSVSFTDDSNPAPLLCSPVSFAHDSAANHSRRASSCSVENISFPSQVTSYRPMPTYVPARRTSTSPTPPPQPQPQTHLSQPEQYNLYQQYVPRAPSPLAAAAPIVPDMTPSTTLYSYLTSSNPAPSLVRSISFPLRDPNIKHFWWDVRQIRPWTNFTAQSLLSLPGAESCLSTPLSAALLPSISAGGQRHPETEAALHGIYAGYYLPKLNNALALSSTQPVQLSVPKKAAAGMNTECMFVGNVPGDEASAAAIFGGKPMARVVGIVKSFDRFNTGMRVEGNVKRVEYLRGLAHLHHAMREHGCRYGFILTEIELVVVRNGGERTPHFGFLEVTSVQLNKTDDLEGPVEAENAEMTACLALWGLCMLAGDGAMPGEAHWKSEIGAPAEGTRRKALERDGWMPQPQLAEKREAKRSRGWVWPEDAVGRKELGKRGVRYGGC, from the exons ATGGCCTC TCTTGGAGAAGTCACCTTTGACTTCACATTCCCATGTGatccttcaacacctccgaGCTTCACCTTTGACCCATCTCTTTTGGAGATCCCCTACAACCAAGGTCATGCTCGCTCCAGCTCACTTTCATCCATCTACTCTTTCGAGTCCACACCATCAGAGCCCGTCTCGGCACCCAGCACCCGCCGGACCACCCCAGCCCGGTCTCCCATCCGGACTCATGGGCCTCTTCTCCTGCCCAAGATCCGCAGCCAGGATCAAGCCATCGGCCCTTCCGCTGCTGCCCCGGCTGCCAAGCGCCAAaggacatcaccaaccccagctgCCCCTAACAAGAGCGCCTACCGCCCAACACACGCCCGCAGCTACACCAGCCCAGAGgccatctccttcaccagCTCGGTCTCTTTCACAGATGACAGCAACCCAGCACCTCTTCTCTGCTCCCCCGTGAGCTTTGCCCACGATTCCGCCGCAAACCACTCCCGGAGAGCATCTTCCTGCAGCGTGGAAAACATCAGCTTCCCCAGCCAGGTCACATCATACCGCCCCATGCCCACATACGTGCCCGCCAGACGCACCAGCACAAGCCCCACACcgccaccccaaccccaaccccagaccCATCTCTCCCAACCCGAACAGTACAACCTCTACCAACAATATGTCCCAAGAGCGCCATCACCATTGGCCGCTGCCGCCCCCATCGTCCCAGACAtgaccccctccacaaccctctACTcctacctcacctcctccaacccagccccaTCCCTCGTCAGGAGcatctccttccccctccgtGACCCGAACATCAAGCACTTTTGGTGGGACGTCCGCCAGATCAGACCATGGACCAACTTCACCGCCCAGAGCCTCCTGTCTCTCCCCGGCGCGGAGTCGTGCCTTTCCACCCCGCTCTCAGCGGCTCTGCTGCCCAGCATTTCCGCCGGCGGGCAGAGACACCCCGAGACGGAGGCGGCGCTTCACGGGATCTACGCGGGGTATTACCTCCCCAAGCTGAACAATGCCCTCGCGCTGTCGTCCACACAGCCGGTGCAGCTGTCGGTGccgaagaaggctgctgctgggatgAACACGGAGTGCATGTTTGTGGGCAACGTCCCCGGCGACGAGGCCAGCGCGGCGGCGATTTTCGGGGGCAAGccgatggcgagggtggtggggattgTCAAGAGCTTCGATCGGTTCAATACCGGgatgagggtggaggggaatgtGAAGAGGGTGGAGTACCTCCGCGGTCTTGCGCATCTGCATCATGCGATGAGGGAGCACGGGTGTAGGTATGGGTTTATTCTGACCGAGATTGAGCTTGTGGTTGTGAGgaatgggggggagaggacgCCGCATTTTGGGTTTTTGGAGGTGACGAGTGTGCAGCTGAACAAGACTGACGATCTGGAGGggccggtggaggcggagaatGCGGAGATGACGGCTTGTTTGGCGCTTTGGGGGTTGTGCATGCTGGCTGGGGATGGGGCGATGCCGGGGGAGGCGCATTGGAAGAGCGAGATCGGGGCGCCGGCGgaggggacgaggaggaaggctttggagagggatgggtgGATGCCGCAGCCGCAGttggcggagaagagggaggcgaagaggagtagggggtgggtttggccTGAGGATGCGGTGGGCaggaaggagttggggaagaggggggttagGTATGGGGGTTGTTAG
- a CDS encoding uncharacterized protein (EggNog:ENOG503NWW6; COG:S): MAMTSSATRSKRAEGLHATISHPKLLSSSSADYRRPVATAMPKQNSKQFPLSPTRAYGKRHLDLSSGNCDAVIPKKARIAVEIPARPSSYHARVAKESADAPPLPLPTKPTVAAAAPPPPQPRSAIPTRAPPAQPATANNAEKHPTSLTKHQEKVVNGLKHELSRLQPNTEDTTSTTQSQGRKLRSQEATRFKSELSAYFPEYDEVIGNDPKKEYSLNLETPVAVVSDTAPPPSAWASKPPTFPVESWGDKLYTDLHDCQRIDFAFLAKQSKPLDPSQHQADPLPDSYYEPIHKKEEKQERSVRNTEKIRAQHERDQVIRLLDGLQGPDWLRIMGVSGITESKKKTFEPAREYFVKGCESILDKFRRWTAEEKRRKREKERKAKYLADRETATSEEKDLEPSARSSRATSTSHEEKHTKKKRKREVVVPDSEDEAMGDDELDGEPPDDAEESDIDASVAKQLREEALAAAAKKSTLKSKPPPKKRVRPSKPPPPPPPPPPPPPPPPPHQAKKAPTVEPFPAPPQQEREFTSFFAKKHQRDAALNPNRRRISTRRNPVLAWGVAVPEVAEADFSLSEEIRDEVMGSRNSAPAATTTNDAAAAVKPTRGRPARGKKKP; encoded by the exons ATGGCCATGACATCCTCTGCGACCCGCTCCAAACGAGCCGAGGGTCTCCATGCCACCATCTCGCACCCCAAGTTgctctccagcagcagcgctgACTATCGCCGCCCTGTCGCGACCGCCATGCCGAAGCAGAACAGCAAACAATTCCCGCTCAGCCCGACTCGCGCCTATGGAAAGCGACATCTCGACCTCTCGTCTGGCAATTGCGATGCCGTCATACCAAAGAAGGCCAGGATTGCCGTAGAGATCCCGGCGAGGCCCTCGTCGTACCACGCCCGAGTTGCGAAAGAATCGGCCGACGCGCCACCATTGCCGCTGCCCACCAAACCCACtgtcgcggcggcggcaccaccaccaccgcaaccccGATCTGCGATACCGACACGAGCCCCGCCGGCGCAACCCGCGACAGCAAACAATGCCGAGAAACACCCTACTAGCCTCACAAAACATCAGGAAAAGGTCGTCAATGGGCTCAAGCATGAGCTCAGCAGACTGCAGCCGAACACGGAGGACACAACGAGCACCACCCAAAGCCAGGGTCGCAAGTTGAGGTCACAAGAAGCCACTCGTTTCAAGAGTGAGCTCTCTGCTTATTTTCCCGAGTACGATGAGGTCATTGGCAACGACCCGAAAAAAGAGT ACTCGTTGAATCTCGAGACTCCAGTCGCCGTAGTATCCGATaccgcacctcctccctctgcctgGGCTTCCAAACCTCCAACCTTCCCAGTCGAGAGCTGGGGCGATAAGTTGTACACCGACCTCCACGACTGCCAACGAATTGACTTTGCATTCCTCGCAAAGCAATCCAAGCCACTTGATCCCTCACAGCACCAAGCAGACCCCTTGCCCGATAGTTATTACGAACCAATCCataaaaaagaagaaaagcaagaGCGCTCGGTACGAAATACCGAAAAGATTCGTGCCCAACATGAACGAGACCAAGTCATCCGCCTCCTGGACGGCCTCCAAGGCCCAGACTGGCTCAGAATCATGGGTGTGAGCGGCATCACCGaatccaaaaagaaaaccttCGAGCCTGCGAGAGAGTATTTCGTCAAGGGTTGCGAATCCATCCTGGATAAGTTCCGGCGATggacggcggaggagaagagaaggaagcgggagaaggaaaggaaagcgAAATACCTGGCCGACAGGGAGACTGCCACGAGTGAGGAGAAGGATCTTGAGCCCTCTGCTCGGTCCAGCCGTGCCACGTCTACAAGTCATGAGGAGAAGCATacgaagaaaaagaggaagagagaagtGGTGGTTCCGGATAGCGAGGATGAGGCtatgggtgatgatgagctggatggTGAACCACCAGATGATGCTGAGGAGAGTGACATTGATGCTTCTGTCGCTAAACAGCTTCGAGAAGAGGCTCTTGCGGCGGCTGCTAAGAAGTCGACTTTGAAGTCGAAGCCGCCACCGAAGAAACGGGTTCGTCCTTcgaagccaccaccaccaccaccgccaccaccaccaccaccaccaccaccaccaccacaccaagcTAAGAAGGCACCGACTGTTGAGCCTTTTCCTGCCCCGCCAcagcaggagagggagtttACGTCTTTCTTTGCGAAAAAACATCAGCGTGATGCTGCTCTCAATCCAAACCGTCGCCGAATTAGTACCAGAAGGAACCCAGTTCTTGCTTGGGGCGTGGCCGTTCCCGAGGTTGCAGAGGCCGATTTTAGTCTCTCGGAAGAGATCAGGGATGAGGTGATGGGGTCGAGGAACAGTGCTCCTGCTGCTACGACTACCAACGatgctgccgccgctgttAAGCCTACCAGGGGCCGTCCtgcgagggggaagaagaagccttAG